Proteins encoded by one window of Rutidosis leptorrhynchoides isolate AG116_Rl617_1_P2 chromosome 7, CSIRO_AGI_Rlap_v1, whole genome shotgun sequence:
- the LOC139858505 gene encoding uncharacterized protein has translation MDLLRNAYAANADDEDEEQEKHAPPPFKRAKPDFARTVSKSLPAATLDRSRNISNEAPISGRYISKRERALTASAPQTSNAEPPTSSACSTVQGSISDSYIRKDIVSLLRNRTDGSRNFSSCIPERMSTNLIGHTKAVNAIEWSKTHSHLLASAGMDSSIYVWNVWSTKEKKARVFNAHTAAVKDVKWSEQSLSLLSCGYDCCSRLFDVEKGLETHVFKEDQIVGAVKFHPNNANLFLSGGSKGVIQLWDIRNGNAVNRYIRGLGPILDLEFTNDTRQFISSSDESKSNISENSIIVWDVSRQVPLSNQIYIEAYTCPCIRHHPYDPYFVAQSNGNYIAIFSSKPPFRLDKYKRYESHGVSGFPIKCDFSPDGKKLASGSSDGCIYFYNTKTCQLIKKIKVYEQTCVDVVFHPILSNVIASCSWNGEISVFE, from the exons ATGGATCTACTTCGCAATGCATATGCGGCTAATGCAGACGATGAGGATGAAGAACAAGAAAAACATGCCCCTCCACCATTCAAACGGGCCAAACCTGATTTTGCGCGTACAGTTAGCAAAAGTTTGCCTGCTGCTACTCTTGACCGATCACGAAATATTTCAAATGAAGCTCCAATCTCAGGCAGATACATATCGAAGAGAGAACGGGCACTTACGGCCTCAGCTCCTCAAACTTCCAATGCAGAACCCCCAACTTCTTCAGCTTGTTCAACTG ttcaAGGAAGCATTTCAGATTCGTACATACGAAAAGACATTGTGTCTTTGTTGAGGAATCGGACAGATGGCTCTAGAAATTTTTCTAGCTGCATACCTGAGAGGATGTCGACAAATCTTATTGGGCATACCAAGGCTGTGAATGCGATAGAATGGTCTAAAACACATT CTCATCTTCTTGCATCTGCTGGTATGGATTCTTCGATTTACGTATGGAATGTATGGAGCACGAAAGAGAAGAAAGCAAGGGTATTCAACGCTCATACTGCAGCAGTCAAAGACGTTAAATGGTCAGAACAAAGTCTTTCGTTACTCTCTTGTGGGTATGATTGTTGTTCAAGGTTATTTGATGTTGAAAAAGGGTTAGAAACTCACGTGTTTAAGGAGGATCAGATAGTTGGAGCTGTTAAATTTCATCCAAATAATGCCAACCTCTTTTTATCCGGTGGATCAAAAGGCGTTATTCAGTTATGGGATATTAGAAATGGAAATGCTGTTAATCGGTATATTCGAGGTCTTGGTCCGATTCTTGATTTAGAGTTTACGAATGATACTCGGCAGTTTATTTCTTCTAGTGATGAATCGAAAAGCAATATCAGTGAGAATTCGATTATTGTGTGGGATGTTTCGCGACAGGTTCCTCTATCAAACCAG ATCTATATTGAAGCTTATACTTGCCCGTGTATACGACATCATCCATACGATCCATATTTCGTGGCACAATCCAACGGAAACTACATAGCAATTTTTTCTTCTAAACCACCGTTTAGGCTCGATAAATACAAGAGATACGAAAGCCATGGTGTGTCCGGGTTTCCCATTAAGTGCGATTTCAGTCCAGATGGCAAAAAACTGGCCTCAGGTTCCTCAGATGGATGCATTTATTTCTATAATACCAAAACATGCCAGCTCATCAAGAAAATCAAAGTTTATGAACAAACATGTGTAGACGTAGTGTTCCATCCCATCTTATCAAACGTAATTGCTTCGTGCAGTTGGAATGGTGAAATCTCAGTGTTTGAATGA